DNA sequence from the Candidatus Fluviicola riflensis genome:
TTGCCCCTGATTGGATAAACTTAGCGAAATACCCCATTTTTCCTGGGCTGAAGTTGTGAAGGTGAGAAACAGAAAACCTATTAAAACATATTTAATCATAAAACGGAAGATTGATTTTGTGTAAAACAGAACGTTTAACGGCAAAACAACCAAAAGATTGTTTCAGGAAAGTTATTGCTCAATTATTCTTTTGTAATAATCAGCGTACTTTCCGATCAGGATTCTGGTTTAAAAAAGCGCTCCAGCCACCGGCTTTTGCTTTGTTGTTTTCACCGATTCCTTTTGAAAAATGGTGACAAACAGCTGCCGCCAGTCCATCGGTGGCATCAAGGTATTTGGGCATTTCTTCAAATTTCAGCAAGGTTTGCAGCATGGCCGCTACTTGTTCTTTGGACGCATTTCCGCTTCCGGTAATCGCTTGTTTGATGCGCTTCGGCGTATATTCTTCGTAAGGAATATCGCGACGTAATGCAGCTGCGATGGCAACTCCCTGGGCGCGACCCAATTTCAGCATCGATTGTACGTTTTTACCGAAAAAAGGTGCTTCAATGGCCATTTCATCGGGTTTGTATTCTTCCATCAAACCATCAATGCGATCAAAGATCCGCTTCAGTTTATCGGGTTGGTTGGAGAGTTTATTGAGCTGAATAATCCCGAAATTGAGCATTTCCAGTTTCTTCCCCTTCACATGAATGAGTCCGTAACCCAGCACCGTAGTTCCGGGGTCAATTCCAAGAATTATTTTATCTTCAACCATTGAAATGCAATCAGCTTCTAAAACTAGGAAAAATGTGCGAGTGAGCAGAACCGTTTTGAAAGTGGTTTTACTTCTGGCATTGCTAAGTTTTATTACCTGGCAACTCATTTCGCAGGATTGGTCGAAGATGAATGCTTTTCATTTGAAAAATCCCGTATATCTCATTTGTGCAGCAATTTTGGTAATTGCCAACCAGGGATGTGAATGGTTTAAATGGAAACTTGTGGCTAAATCGCTCACTTCAGACCAAAAACTGATCCGAAATGCTTTTTTCAGCGGGATCGGAGCGGGTTTCATGACTCCAAACGGTTGGGGCAATTTTATGGGCCGTATGGTTTATTTCCGCAAGCGTGATCGGTTATACATTGCTTTTTCATCTTTTAT
Encoded proteins:
- a CDS encoding crossover junction endodeoxyribonuclease RuvC: MVEDKIILGIDPGTTVLGYGLIHVKGKKLEMLNFGIIQLNKLSNQPDKLKRIFDRIDGLMEEYKPDEMAIEAPFFGKNVQSMLKLGRAQGVAIAAALRRDIPYEEYTPKRIKQAITGSGNASKEQVAAMLQTLLKFEEMPKYLDATDGLAAAVCHHFSKGIGENNKAKAGGWSAFLNQNPDRKVR